From the genome of Chanos chanos chromosome 5, fChaCha1.1, whole genome shotgun sequence, one region includes:
- the drd4a gene encoding dopamine receptor D4a yields the protein MPVNLTASNRTEELGETNHNFPALIFGILLIIVIICGNLLVCLSVYTEKALKTTTNYFIVSLAVADLLLAVLVLPLFVYAEFQDGVWSLNMTICDGLMTMDVMLCTASIFNLCAISVDRFIAVLVPLNYDRKHVDQRQIVLLSATWILALAVASPVIFGINNVPNRDHTECKLENDNYVVYSSVCSFFIPCPIMLILYCGIFRGLRRWEEARKAKLRGGGTQACRKLQEAAAAALPPLAGLPPPLPPVIERELTDIQVEKMEHYHESDCPSPTDCNDGAVSTVTYADEGYRQQEQQGRKKTAKINGRERKAMRVLPVVVGAFLFCWTPFFVVHTMRALCESCNISSSLMSTVTWLGYVNSALNPIIYTVFNTEFRMFFRKFLPNCCCCCC from the exons ATGCCAGTCAACCTTACCGCTTCAAACCGTACTGAGGAGCTCGGGGAAACAAACCACAACTTTCCTGCACTGATATTTGGGATTTTGCTAATCATTGTAATTATTTGCGGGAATTTACTCGTGTGCCTCAGTGTATACACagaaaaagctttaaaaaccacaacaaactaCTTCATAGTCAGTTTAGCTGTCGCCGATCTGTTGTTGGCAGTATTGGTGCTGCCACTATTCGTGTATGCAGAG TTCCAAGATGGGGTTTGGTCCTTGAACATGACCATCTGTGATGGGCTTATGACCATGGATGTGATGCTATGCACAGCCTCAATATTCAATCTCTGTGCCATTAGTGTGGACAG GTTCATTGCTGTTTTGGTCCCACTTAACTACGACAGGAAGCATGTGGACCAGCGACAGATTGTCCTCCTCTCAGCCACCTGGATCCTGGCTCTGGCTGTTGCCTCTCCTGTAATCTTCGGAATCAACAACGTACCTAACCGCGATCACACGGAATGCAAGCTGGAGAATGACAACTATGTGGTCTACTCATCCGTGTGTTCCTTTTTCATCCCCTGTCCCATCATGCTGATTCTTTATTGTGGAATATTCCGGGGCCTAAGGCGCTGGGAGGAGGCCCGTAAGGCCAAGCTGAGGGGCGGTGGCACCCAGGCATGCCGGAAACTCCAGGAAGCAGCAGCCGCGGCTTTGCCCCCACTAGCTGGTCTTCCTCCCCCATTGCCCCCTGTGATTGAACGTGAACTCACAGACATCCAGGTAGAAAAGATGGAACACTACCATGAGTCTGACTGCCCTAGTCCTACAGACTGCAATGATGGGGCAGTGTCGACTGTTACCTATGCAGATGAGGGCTACAGACAGCAAGAACAACAGGGCAGGAAGAAGACAGCCAAGATTaatgggagggagaggaaggcaATGAGAGTGCTTCCTGTTGTAGTAG GTGCCTTCCTCTTCTGCTGGACGCCATTCTTCGTGGTCCACACCATGAGGGCCTTGTGTGAGTCCTGCAACATCTCCAGCAGTCTGATGAGCACTGTTACCTGGCTGGGCTACGTCAACAGTGCCCTAAACCCCATCATCTACACAGTTTTCAACACTGAGTTCAGAATGTTCTTCAGGAAGTTCCTCcccaactgctgctgctgctgctgctag